The Toxoplasma gondii ME49 chromosome XII, whole genome shotgun sequence genome includes a region encoding these proteins:
- a CDS encoding hypothetical protein (encoded by transcript TGME49_278770), with amino-acid sequence MASQTESAWQWQVFGSLPSSGKTGTLQRYASDDCVSGKEALCDNTGRLPRSASLCQSLQRFHLTAGTPRDSMSIRSSRDACAVYFRYRAVGSCPETECRKPTFQAFPSAAHSAASKSCGSLLSPPTGRSQRHPTVYGHWKVCEPVGCVVTALSHLMNVPSTTFLAVVFIFSALTFFSEFEAPLNHLSVPSARASLPALGSVSASDVLSVPDPSRITSEESLQNEGDLARLSRAAISEKENREPHAGEPHFARPSAFSLYVSGVLPFEKALSPYGVSGTTDRKWKPDMQEEHSTSTSESSESKTSNAPAVGEDTRQADEEVSAYFNEAHGQPPFGRSIVAQRVGILRPPPASSISTRAVPATSLPRFLRLAPAAAALVQGGSESGALPSRNFVLETLSCFHAPLSSVEPVRVTPAPFPRVLSFPEHVHALFDLENMQRIGDEGPALRGGEAGEQETAKRGGKGNDGFRGIVSQVIGLATDFDGTVTEVRASQKSETEQKKAKGDAKPAQPQVDYVDTCVTLFSLARQRASDQQIYDQTVDEAVRVYNSGRKRILSQLLVDAAGNSVEPKREVSPGELKQDDVRGWCACLREDEPAAGQGEGDPRLPPVASSPTVAAATTEVSHEATVNAIQELDAYEEKMANTPLTRIILKGIRKDTFDADLLQATNAINLVRQSALEVIVRLRMLDIPVTFISHSWSAHLVAMTVRLALAHTLENCLFPEGQREPHRSSEHGLQRRREEQMANEWAENMVRSMTFHANELVYDQWGVSTGLVEPRCVTLEAKRQYTRESREAGLELLRRRRMVTAGSTAAATATTAQGRGNMRENFWLVFVGDTHGDILALLEADIGILLGDPRKNMEAVLHHTGTVLRPLSWLVEHFRRQLKERQEAINCAASPGCSPAESEAGGAGAGERPSQFLFRLPAADAPCCCRPSALSLSFLPAGADSREPRCRVLYVAQSWNEISELLFGEAPAESTSEEAG; translated from the exons ATGGCCTCGCAAACAGAAAGCGCGTGGCAGTGGCAAGTTTTCGGCTCTCTCCCCAGCAGCGGCAAGACGGGAACTTTACAGCGCTATGCTTCTGACGACTGTGTGTCAGGGAAAGAAGCGTTATGCGATAACACTGGACGCCTTCCGCGCTCAGCATCATTGTGTCAGTCTCTGCAGCGCTTCCACCTTACAGCAGGAACCCCGCGGGACAGTATGTCTATCAGAAGTTCCCGCGATGCCTGCGCGGTGTATTTCCGTTACAGAGCCGTCGGTTCTTGTCCGGAAACGGAATGCAGAAAGCCGACTTTCCAGGCATTCCCCTCTGCCGCACATTCAGCTGCGTCTAAGTCATGCGGCAGTTTGCTTTCGCCGCCAACGGGGCGCTCTCAACGGCATCCTACGGTGTATGGCCACTGGAAGGTTTGCGAGCCAGTTGGTTGCGTCGTGACGGCACTTTCACATTTAATGAATGTGCCTTCCACTACGTTTCTTGCTGTTGTGTTTATTTTTTCCGCACTTACTTTCTTCTCGGAATTCGAGGCTCCTTTGAATCATCTGTCCGTTCCGTCGGCGCGCGCCTCCCTCCCAGCCTTGGGGTCAGTCTCCGCATCTGACGTGCTGTCAGTCCCAGATCCAAGCCGGATAACTTCGGAAGAATCGTTACAGAACGAGGGGGACTTAGCTCGTCTTTCTCGGGCCGCGATTtctgagaaggaaaacagagaaccgCACGCGGGAGAGCCCCATTTTGCGCGTCCCTCTGCGTTTTCGCTGTATGTTTCTGGAGTCCTTCCGTTCGAAAAGGCGTTGAGTCCGTACGGCGTAAGCGGCACGACGGACCGGAAGTGGAAGCCGGACATGCAGGAGGAGCATTCGACGTCGACCTCGGAGTCCTCGGAGTCGAAAACGAGCAACGCGCCGGCCGTCGGGGAAGACACCAGGcaggcagacgaggaagttTCGGCATACTTTAACGAGGCCCACGGGCAACCGCCTTTCGGGCGATCGATAGTAGCCCAGCGTGTCGGCATTCTCAGGCCGCCTCCCGCCTCTTCGATCTCAACGCGTGCAGTCCCGGCGACATCCCTGCCGAGGTTTCTGAGGTTGGcgcctgctgcagctgcccTCGTCCAGGGTGGGAGTGAATCTGGAGCGTTGCCGTCGCGGAACTTCGTCCTTGAAAcgctttcttgtttccaCGCGCCGCTGTCGTCTGTAGAACCAGTGCGCGTCACACCGGCCCCGTTTCCTCGCGTTCTGAGTTTTCCAGAGCACGTTCATGCTCTCTTCGACTTGGAAAACATGCAACGGATAGGGGACGAAGGTCCGGCTCTCCGAGGCGGCGAAGCcggagagcaggagacagcgaagcgtGGAGGGAAGGGAAATGACGGCTTTAGGGGGATTGTGTCGCAAGTCATCGGGCTCGCCACGGATTTTGACGGCACCGTGACTGAAGTGAGAGCTtcgcagaagagcgaaaccgaacagaagaaagcgaaaggagATGCAAAGCCGGCACAGCCTCAAGTGGACTACGTTGACACCTGCGTcacgctcttctccctcgcaaGACAACGCGCGAGCGACCAACAGATATACGACCAAACAGTGGACGAGGCGGTCCGTGTGTACAACTCAGGACGTAAACGTATCTTGTCGCAGTTGTTGGTCGATGCGGCGGGGAACAGTGTCGAACCGAAGCGTGAGGTCTCGCCTGGCGAACTCAAGCAGGACGATGTTCGAGGCTGGTGTGCGTGTCTCCGGGAGGACGAACCGGCAGCCGGTCAGGGAGAGGGCGATCCACGTTTGCCTCCAGTGGCTTCCAGTCCCACCGTCGCGGCTGCAACCACCGAGGTCTCACACGAAGCTACGGTCAACGCAATTCAGGAGCTGGATGCGTACGAGGAGAAAATGGCAAACACGCCTCTCACACGAATTATCCTCAAGGGCATTCGAAAAG ATACATTCGATGCGGACCTTCTCCAGGCCACAAATGCTATTAACCTAGTGAGGCAATCTGCTCTCGAG GTTATCGTTCGCCTTCGGATGTTGGACATCCCCGTGACGTTCATTTCTCATTCTTGGAGTGCACATCTGGTGGCCATGACCGTTCGGCTGGCACTAGCGCATACGCTGGAGAACTGTTTGTTTCCCGAGGGCCAACGGGAGCCGCACCGCAGTTCAGAACACGGACTGCagcgcaggagagaagagcaaatgGCGAACGAATGGGCTGAAAACATGGTGCGGAGCATGACGTTTCATGCCAACGAGCTCGTCTACGATCAATGGGGCGTCAGCACGG GTCTTGTCGAGCCCCGGTGTGTGACCCTAGAAGCGAAGCGTCAGTACACCCGAGAGTCGCGGGAGGCAGGCCTTGAGCTTTTGAGACGGCGGCGGATGGTGACAGCAGGGAGCACGGCGGCCGCGACAGCGACGACTGCACAAGGACGAGGCAACATGCGAGAGAACTTTTGGCTTGTTTTTGTGGGAGATAC ACACGGGGATattctcgctcttctggaAGCAGACATTGGAATTCTCCTTGGAGATCCGAGAAAGAACATGGAGGCG gTTCTTCACCACACCGGCACcgtccttcgtcctctctcttggcTGGTGGAACACTTTAGACGGCAACTGAAGGAGCGCCAAGAAGCGATAAACTGTGCTGCTTCGCCTGGTTGCTCGCCCGCAGAAAGCGAAGCCGGCGGAGCAGGCGCAGGAGAGCGACCctctcagtttctcttccgtcttcccGCTGCGGACGCACCGTGCTGCTGCAGACCTTCTGCCTTGTCGTTATCTTTTCTGCCCGCGGGCGCCGACTCGCGCGAACCGCGGTGCCGAGTGCTCTACGTCGCACAGAGCTGGAACGAGATTTCTGAGCTTCTCTTCGGCGAGGCGCCTGCGGAAAGCACGAGTGAAGAAGCAGGCTGA
- a CDS encoding hypothetical protein (encoded by transcript TGME49_278760), with product MDTEARPAFISRETEGRQSPLGSDAPLALPPPSPQGLGSLCCGETAAGYHSTAGERRKGAEDISHDEAENVSKKKWKEKDIPEKADGDTKRVELPPESHIFTDSLPRGRQSLGENRRTTSLYSGTLQKTEHAAASKTVPSEAAWCLSPCDPAASSSLFSPFPRSSTAADSAPPSFGALPFASCLFNGNAARWREQRGQSGSCMHRSRGFSSLSDSDEERSPPASPFLVCSLPPSTGNAESPGPATSSTSSRPAQADCRQPFEEFLHLCCKQDARPSRSPSEVVGHLSSIAPSSSPSSASSSSILSSLSPSSPSASSVHPSSLSLSVPLSSRSCRFAPAGGPAALHSSSSDASSLASSARTSEQPLRGDHSDKGKNRGMREEKETKIARESQDVFWLLLRLVQFLTVKDFLSLSSVSVTFHRLLLSPIVNEWCYFLFLLQDCLPAGLHSLHANVSSIPSSSPPALPSSSSSSSSSSPSPSSSTVSSCSSSSSSPSFSCLCFSPGDSPVSSLLSVDLPPHSLPFVPAFLALSDTSPNPSLAFSCKGRLQQRMRARRSWLIRRPFVHEFFLSHCSSSLQSAEEAAHATPPSQCTSSDALSFPEQRRKDIPRLSAQHRPPSVNCSLSLGASEAQLTAIAFSWREASSRISAASRETSWWTSSATFLSGTPYLVATQQEAGATLWPAPSSRSCLSVYDLSSPLQSWGVGAGDIGGETPCQAGAWKEPPKPRGLSARSSVCLQATESKRGTVCACRRCWVVDMALGEAGGSETTRLPAKGDSDMVVETEEVDEAEEDGETEVKADTGKSWGEDASRGAKTHRMWALMSCGTAVAVDLHASAVVSRLAPLSLPGVSFSLEESRGCRVLPLSSSSGGFTGRDELALVVDATGIFFCDSRLQSYLPFTLFSPAQPGMQTGTHAGGREGGASSWSLEGDRPVAADCTDLMVAALCASQSIRLWDLRWNASPLRELRPPSFSSFHLRHSASSACASSSSPHKTQYFFFSPEEAATSAYRDVLALSVFRRLRIARAWEETAQDTGKEAERQRRTETVLRRHALTLRRNLILSLHSLHQSDDRELPYNGGIEHPAAIIHQWQWSQSRPWRSFVCPPSDEFCGDTDRLVADDTPASLFHFPPLSSHLFVLPRRSDTLRILRLPDRAAITSPWTGHTSPSWPLNL from the exons ATGGACACCGAAGCTCGGCCTGCTTTCATCAGTAGGGAAACCGAGGGGAGGCAGAGTCCTCTAGGCTCAGACGCGCCGCTCGCCCTGCCTCCGCCGTCCCCGCAAGGCTTGGGGTCTCTATGCTGCGGTGAAACTGCTGCAGGGTACCACAGCACTGCcggggaaaggagaaaaggtgCAGAAGATATCAGCCACgatgaagcagagaacgtctcaaagaagaaatggaaagagaaggacatCCCTGAAAAGGCAGATGGCGACACGAAGAGAGTAGAGTTGCCTCCTGAATCGCACATTTTCACCGACAGTCTTCctcgagggagacagagtctcGGAGAGAATAGGCGGACAACTTCACTTTACTCTGGAACTCTCCAGAAAACAGAGCATGCAGCCGCCTCCAAAACTGTTCCCAGCGAGGCAgcctggtgtctctcgccgTGTGACCctgccgcttcctcctctctcttctctcctttccctcgCTCGTCGACCGCTGCAGACTCTGCCCCTCCTTCTTTTGGAGCGTTGCCCTTTGCTTCCTGCCTTTTCAATGGAAATGCGGCAAGgtggagagaacagcgaggGCAGTCCggctcctgcatgcacaggtcgcgtggtttctcttctttgtccgattctgacgaagagaggagccCACctgcctctccgtttctcgtctgctctcttccgccttcAACAGGAAATGCTGAGTCCCCAGGTCCAGCTacttcttcgacttcgtcGAGACCTGCACAGGCAGACTGCCGACAGCCTTTCGAAGAGTTCCTCCACCTATGCTGCAAGCAGGACGCTCGACCCTCGCGCTCTCCTTCGGAGGTTGTCGGGCATCTGTCTTCCATCGCTCCGTCGTCTTCaccctcttctgcttcctcttcgtctatcctgtcttcactctctccttcatctcCGTCGGCCTCGTCGGTTcatccttcgtctctgtcacTCTCAGTTCCTTTGTCTTCCCGTTCCTGTCGTTTCGCTCCGGCAGGGGGTCCTGCGGCCTTgcattcgtcttcttcagacgcttcttctctggcgtCGTCTGCGAGAACCAGTGAGCAACCTCTCCGAGGTGACCACAGCGACAAAGGCAAAAACAGAGGGatgcgagaggagaaggaaacaaagatAGCGCGAGAGAGCCAGGACGTCTTCTGGTTGTTGCTTCGTCTTGTCCAGTTTCTCACTGTCAAGGACTTCCtgagtctttcttctgtctctgtcacttttcaccgtcttcttctctcgcccaTAGTCAACGAATGGTGctacttcctcttccttcttcaagaCTGTTTACCTGCAGGACTCCACTCTCTCCACGCTAACGTTTCCAGCatcccttcgtcttccccaccagctcttccttcctcttcttcttcttcctcctcctcctctccttcgccctcttcttccaccgtttcgtcctgctcctcttcttcctcttccccttctttttcttgtctctgtttctcacCTGGTGATTCGcccgtttcttcgcttctgtctgtcgatTTACCTCCTCAttctctgcctttcgttCCGGCGTTTCTGGCTCTTTCTGATACTTCCCCGAACCCGTCTCTGGCGTTTTCCTGCAAGGGCCGGCTGCAGCAGCGCATGCGAGCGCGTCGTTCGTGGCTGATTCGGCGTCCGTTTGTCCACGAATTTTTTCTCTCCCattgttcgtcttctctgcagagcgCGGAAGAGGCCGCACATGCAACTCCCCCAAGCCAGTGCACTTCTTCTGATGCTTTATCCTTCCCCGAACAACGAAGGAAAGACATCCCTCGCTTGAGCGCACAGCACAGGCCGCCCAGCGTAAACTGTTCGCTTTCCCTCGGAGCGTCTGAGGCACAGCTAACAGCAATCGCTTTCTCGT ggcgagaagcgagCTCCCGAAtttctgccgcctctcgcgAAACATCTTGGTGGACTTCTTCTGCGACTTTTCTGTCGGGAACTCCCTACCTCGTCGCTACACAACAGGAAGCCGGCGCAACTCTTTGGCCTGCGCCTTCCTCCCgctcctgtctgtctgtctacgACCTCTCCAGTCCGCTGCAGTCGTGGGGAGTAGGAGCGGGAGATATTGGAGGCGAAACTCCCTGTCAGGCGGGAGCCTGGAAGGAACCTCCGAAGCCTCGAGGCCTCAGCGCCCGGAGCTCAGTGTGCCTccaggcgacggagagcaAACGAGGAACCGTTTGCGCTTGCAGGCGCTGCTGGGTCGTGGACATGGCCCTCGGAGAAGCTGGGGGCTCGGAGACAACGCGGCTTCctgcgaaaggagacagcgacatgGTAgtcgaaacagaagaggtagatgaagctgaagaagacggagaaacagaagtgAAAGCCGACACAGGGAAGAGctggggagaagacgcgagtcGGGGGGCAAAGACTCATCGCATGTGGGCTCTCATGTCTTGCGGGACGGCGGTCGCTGTCGACCTCCACGCATCTGCAGTGGTCTCCCGCCTGGctccgttgtctcttcctggggtctccttttccttggAGGAATCTCGCGGATGCCGAGTGCTtccgctctcgtcttccagCGGGGGATTCACCGGACGCGACGAACTGGCACTGGTTGTCGACGCGACAggcatcttcttctgcgaCTCTCGCCTCCAGTCCTACCTGCCTTTtactctcttctcccccgcGCAACCAGGCATGCAGACAgggacgcatgcaggaggCCGAGAGGGCGGAGCGAGCTCGTGGTCCCTCGAGGGAGACCGACCGGTAGCGGCCGACTGCACAG ACTTGATGGTGGCGGCGCTGTGTGCTTCGCAGTCCATCCGTCTTTGGGACCTTCGCTGGAACGCGTCGCCCCTGCGGGAACTCCGaccgccttctttctcttctttccatcTCAGGCActccgcctcttctgcatgcgcctcctcctcgagTCCGCACAAAACACAgtatttcttcttctcgcctgaGGAAGCTGCAACAAGTGCCTATCGGGATGTCCTCGCCCTCTCAGTTTTCCGACGTCTGCGCATTGCTCGAGCctgggaagagacagctcAAGATACAGGgaaggaagccgagagacagcgcagaacggagacagtccTGCGGAGACACGCGCTGACTCTTAGGAGAAATCTCATTCTCTCGCTTCACTCTCTGCACCAAAGTGACGACAGAGAACTTCCCTACAACGGCGGAATAGAGCACCCTGCTGCAATCATCCACCAGTG GCAGTGGAGTCAAAGTCGGCCCTGGcgctccttcgtctgtccACCCTCGGATGAATTCTGCGGTGACACCGACAGACTCGTGGCAG ATGATACCCCTGCGTCGCTGTTCCATTTCCCCCCTCTTTCGTCGCATCTTTTTGTCCTTCCACGTCGCTCTGACACCCTGCGCATTCTTCGGCTCCCGGACCGAGCTGCGATAACTTCTCCTTGGACGGGTCACACAAGTCCCTCGTGGCCTCTGAATCTGTAG
- a CDS encoding hypothetical protein (encoded by transcript TGME49_278757), whose protein sequence is MDSGLAVGVEAADSAKSEWAPVRGDSLGTRRTATKMHVVVDTKEASKENPISRTYFPSKGIFESLKRLVKNAKHVVRCTSGGLLSQSLRGKSQRRQSRHRVLRVTPS, encoded by the exons ATGGATTCGGGACTCGCGGTCGGAGTCGAAGCGGCGGATTCAGCGAAGTCGGAGTGGGCG CCCGTTCGGGGGGACTCACTGGGGACCCGGCGgacggcgacgaagatgCACGTGGTTGTTGACACAAAAGAAGCTTCAAAAGAGAATCCGATTTCCCGCACCTACTTTCCATCGAAAGGAATATTCGAAAGCTTGAAAAGGCTGGtaaaaaacgcgaaacatGTAGTTCGCTGTACTTCAGGTGGCCTCCTGTCCCAGTCTTTGAGGGGTAAAAGTCAACGGAGACAGTCCCGTCACCGGGTTCTGAGGGTCACACCTTCCTGA
- a CDS encoding AT hook motif domain-containing protein (encoded by transcript TGME49_278750), with translation METSFNFFRRFTRGADPTRPISALPARGRDKESNGPFPPALPHSLPSEDSPHHGATGESSDATSRSWRERDTSRSRALGSEGDDETCVSPASSSNAARPKTPSVPRFCGEVPHEQRRKPDDSGGTPACETLHKIQRKVDSKVDAAGVEPTASSSPGQTDAATVRGRDEPPTGPLEPSRRKRTAEEIQGGHSGGDDTASWNETADENAEPEMGLLTPFAPIKRGRGRPRKAPTKDSVVWNPTVPKRGRGRPRKVKVDEIPQGEEPTGAEAPGVWNPTVPKRGRGRPRKVKVDEIPQGEEPTGAEAPGVWNPTVPKRGRGRPRKVKVDEIPQGEEPTGAEAPGVWNPTVPKRGRGRPRKVKVDEMSQGEEPTAAEAPGVWNPTVPKRGRGRPRKVKVDEMSQGEEPTGAEAPGVWNPTVPKRGRGRPRKVKVDEMSQGEEPTGAEAPGVWNPTVPKRGRGRPRKVKVDEMSQGEEPTGAEAPGVWNPTVPKRGRGRPRKVKVDEMSQGEEPTGAEAPGVWNPTVPKRGRGRPRKVKVDEIPQGEEPTAAEVPGVWNPTVPKRGRGRPRKVPLREENGEKTESEAETTYHEADTPPKSPVPW, from the coding sequence ATGGAAACGAGCTTCAACTTCTTCCGCCGCTTTACTCGAGGCGCCGATCCCACGCGACCAATTTCGGCGTTGCCAGCGCGAGGCCGCGACAAGGAGTCCAACGGACCGTTTCCCCCGGCACTGCCGCATTCTCTTCCCTCGGAGGACTCTCCACATCATGGAGCGACAGGAGAGTCGAGTGACGCGACGTCGAGGTCTTGGCGCGAGCGGGACACCAGTCGCAGTCGGGCACTTGgcagcgagggagacgatgaaacatgcgtttctcccgcttcttcgtcgaatGCCGCTCGGCCGAAAACGCCGTCGGTACCCCGCTTTTGCGGAGAAGTCCCCCACGAGCAACGCAGGAAACCGGACGACAGCGGTGGCACCCCGGCGTGCGAAACGCTCCACAAGATCCAGAGAAAAGTCGACTCGAAGGTCGATGCGGCCGGTGTTGAGCCGACCGCATCTTCGTCACCAGGCCAAACGGACGCCGCAACCGTCCGTGGGCGAGACGAGCCGCCAACCGGCCCTCTCGAACCCAGTcgacgaaagagaacagcagaagaaaTCCAAGGCGGGCATAGTGGCGGTGACGACACCGCATCGTGGAACGAAACGGCAGACGAAAACGCCGAACCGGAAATGGGCCTATTGACACCTTTTGCACCCATCAAgcgcgggagaggaagaccgcGCAAGGCACCGACAAAAGACTCTGTTGTATGGAATCCTACGGTTccaaagagaggacgaggtcGGCCTCGAAAAGTGAAAGTGGATGAGATACCACAGGGGGAGGAACCGACTGGAGCAGAGGCTCCAGGTGTATGGAATCCTACGGTTCCAAAGAGAGGACGGGGTCGGCCTCGAAAAGTGAAAGTGGATGAGATACCACAGGGGGAGGAACCGACTGGAGCAGAGGCTCCAGGTGTATGGAATCCTACGGTTCCAAAGAGAGGACGGGGTCGGCCTCGAAAAGTGAAAGTGGATGAGATACCACAGGGGGAGGAACCGACTGGAGCAGAGGCTCCAGGTGTATGGAATCCTACGGTTCCAAAGAGAGGACGGGGTCGGCCTCGAAAAGTGAAAGTGGATGAAATGTCGCAGGGGGAGGAACCGACAGCAGCAGAGGCTCCAGGTGTATGGAATCCTACGGTTCCAAAGAGAGGACGGGGTCGGCCTCGAAAAGTGAAAGTGGATGAAATGTCACAGGGGGAGGAACCGACTGGAGCAGAGGCTCCAGGTGTATGGAATCCTACGGTTCCAAAGAGAGGACGGGGTCGGCCTCGAAAAGTGAAAGTGGATGAAATGTCACAGGGGGAGGAACCGACTGGAGCAGAGGCTCCAGGTGTATGGAATCCTACGGTTCCAAAGAGAGGACGGGGTCGGCCTCGAAAAGTGAAAGTGGATGAAATGTCACAGGGGGAGGAACCGACTGGAGCAGAGGCTCCAGGTGTATGGAATCCTACGGTTCCAAAGAGAGGACGGGGTCGGCCTCGAAAAGTGAAAGTGGATGAAATGTCACAGGGGGAGGAACCGACTGGAGCAGAGGCTCCAGGTGTATGGAATCCTACGGTTCCAAAGAGAGGACGGGGTCGGCCTCGAAAAGTGAAAGTGGATGAGATACCACAGGGGGAGGAACCGACTGCAGCAGAGGTTCCAGGTGTATGGAATCCTACGGTTCCAAAGAGAGGACGGGGTCGGCCCCGGAAAGTGCCTTTGAGggaagaaaatggagaaaagaCTGAatcagaagcagagacgaccTACCACGAGGCAGACACACCCCCAAAGTCGCCTGTTCCTTGGTGA
- a CDS encoding hypothetical protein (encoded by transcript TGME49_278753), translating into MQKCVYSADEVYNFRFFSNVGAFNLALRYMTVNVMPAPGAFHSPLAERLALECPVDSFEGRLLVIVGHLVSPRLFSFRLRTVSWALPPSKRGRLMTAGRSRATAFPTSRSSAGLGSHVRGSLYLLLRRCVAGFFAFYSRAPGVPVEATLGMPHSPAAPEKCQRFQPPCLTYRLFYLLHALGGHPCANNQ; encoded by the exons ATGCAAAAGTGTGTCTACAGCGCCGACGAAGTCTACaactttcgcttcttctccaacgTCGGAGCCTTTAATCTGGCTCTGCGTTACATGACGGTCAACGTAATGCCTGCGCCAGGAGCCTTTCACTCGCCGCTAGCCGAGCGCCTTGCGCTGGAGTGTCCAGTCGACTCCTTTGAGGGCAGACTTCTTGTTATCGTTGGCCACCTGGTGTCACCACGTCTGTTTTCGTTTCGGCTGAGAACCGTCAGTTGGGCCCTGCCACCCTCCAAGCGAGGTCGATTAATGACCGCTGGACGCTCTAGAGCCACGGCTTTTCCaacttctcgttcttctgccgGTCTTGGTTCTCACGTTCGCGGGTCTCTttatctccttcttcgccgctgcGTTGCCggtttctttgctttctaCTCTCGCGCGCCTGGTGTTCCAGTGGAGGCAACTCTTGGCATGCCTCACTCCCCAGCTGCTCCAG AAAAATGCCAACGCTTCCAACCGCCTTGCCTCACTTATCGCCTCTTCTAtctcttgcatgcacttgGCGGACATCCCTGCGCGAACAACCAGTAA